ATTTTTGCAGCCGGTCGCGCAACCCCTCCTGCACATCCACATACAGAGTTTACCATCACAAGCGTTGTTCCTTTACTTGTCACAACCTCTTCTACTTCTTCAGAAGTTGTTAATTCTTTATATCCTGCTGCTTTGATTTCTTCACGAGCTGTTGCAACAACGTCGTTCATAAATAAATTAAAGTCCATAGACATTTTATATTCCTCCCTTTATCATGAAACCTTCTCTCTTATTGTATCGCGAATCCCTATACTTTTCCAAGAAACGCTTTCAAACTTTATCAAAAAAAACAGCCATCCCGAGTAGGAACGGCTGTATTTCTTAATAAACGGAAGTATTGTCTTTTGAAATCGTCTCTAGGTTTTCTTTTACCCGAGCAAGAAACTTACCGCAAATCATGCCATCTAGAACTCTATGGTCAAGAGAAAGGCAAAGGTTAACCATATCACGAACAGCAATCATACCGTTGTTCATAACTACAGGACGCTTCACAATACTCTCAACTTGAAGAATGGCTGCTTGAGGATAGTTTATAATCCCCATTGATTGAACAGAGCCGAAAGATCCAGTGTTATTCACAGTGAATGTTCCACCCTGCATTTCTTCACCCTTCAATTTACCCGTTTTCGCTTTTTGAGCAAGCTCTTTCACTTCGCGAGCAATGCCTTTAATTGATTTTTCGTCTGCATTTTTAATAACAGGGACGAAAAGAGATTCATCTGTTCCTACAGCAATGGAAATATTAATATCTTTTTTCTGAACGATCTTATCGCCAGCCCACATTGAATTCATTTGAGGGAATTCTTTCAGAGCTTCTACGACAGCTTTAACAAAGAACGCAAAGAACGTTAAGCCATATCCTTCCTTCTTCTTAAAGTCATCTTTTATCCCATTTCGATATTCAACGAGATTCGTTACGTCAACTTCAATCATCGTCCATGCATGTGGCGCTTCATGCTTACTGCGAAGCATATTGTTGGCAATCGCACGACGAACACCAGTAACAGGAATTTCAATATCCCCTTCTGCTACAGGAACATCTGCTCCTTTTCCTTCAGAAGTTTCTTTCACTGGAGCTTTTGGAGCTTCTTTCTTCTCTTCCTTCTTGCTAACAGCTTTAGGTTCTTCTTTAGGTGCTGGCATTTCACCTGATTCAATCACCTTCTGGATATCTTTACGGGTAATACGCCCACCTTTACCAGAACCGCTTATTTGTTCAAGATCAAGATTGTTTTCCTGAGCCATACGGAGAACAGCTGGTGAATAACGACGTTTCATCGGCTGATCTACTTCTTCTTGATCTTTTTTATCTTCAGATAAATTCTCTATCGCTTTTTGACCAGTAGATTCTTCTTGCTTTTCTTCTGATGCTCCACCTTCAATATCGATATAGCAAACCAGTTCGCCTACTTCAATCGTATCGCCTTCTGCAGCTACAAGCTCTTTAATTACGCCTGTATAAGATGATGGAACTTCCGCATTCACTTTATCAGTATTTACTTCCGCAATTGGATCGTACTTATTAACAGTATCGCCAACTTCAACTAGCCATTTCTCAATTGTACCTTCTGTGACACTCTCGCCCAACTGGGGCATGAGTATTTTTTCAACTGCCACTCTAATCCCTCCTATTCATCCCACGGTTTAAAATTCAGCTAATTCACGCATCGCTTTCTCGACTTTATCAGGATTTAACATGAAATATTTCTCCATCGGAGGAGAATACGGCATTGCTGGGACATCAGGTCCTGCAAGGCGTTGAATTGGAGCGTCAAGATCAAAAAGACACTCTTCCGCAATAATCGCTGAAACTTCACTAATAATGCTTCCTTCTTTATTATCCTCTGTAACAAGAAGAACCTTTCCTGTCTTCTTCGCCGCTTCTACAATCGCTTCACGATCAAGCGGGTATACTGTTCGAAGATCAAGAACATGAGCAGAAATACCGTCTTTCTCAAGCTTCTCGGCTGCTTGAAGGGCAAAGTGAACGCTTAGACCGTATGTAATTACCGTGATATCGTCACCCTCACGCTTCACATCCGCTTTTCCTATTGGAAGCGTATATTCTTCTTCAGGCACCTGTCCTTTAATTAAACGATAAGCTCGTTTATGCTCAAAGAAAAGAACTGGATCGTCATCACGAATCGCTGCTTTTAGCAATCCTTTTGCATCGTAAGGTGTTGATGGCATAACAATTTTAAGTCCCGGTACATTAGCAAAAAGTGCTTCGACAGATTGCGAATGATAAAGGGCACCATGCACTCCACCACCATACGGAGCACGAATGGTAATTGGACAGCTCCAATCATTATTAGAACGATAACGAATTTTTGCTGCTTCTGATACGATTTGATTGACCGCAGGCATGATGAAATCAGCAAACTGCATCTCAGCTACAGGACGCATCCCATACATTGCAGCACCGATACCAACGCCTGCGATAGCAGACTCTGCAAGTGGAGTATCAATCACTCGTTGTTCTCCAAACTCATCATACAAACCATCAGTAGCGCGGAAAACTCCACCTCGTACCCCTACATCTTCACCTAATACAAAGACTTTCTTATCGCGCTGCATTTCTTCTCTTAGGGCCTGGGTTATCGCTTGAATATATGAAATAACTGGCATAATGGTTCCCCCTTACTCTGCGTATACATGCTTCATTGCATCTTCGGCAGGTGCATAATCCGCATTTTCTGCGTATTCTGTTGCTTCATCGACCTCTTTTTGAACACGGTCGTGAATTTCTTTTTCAATCTCATCTGTTAGAACGCCAACCTCTTTTAAATAAGCTGCAAAGGTAATGATCGCATCCTTTTTCTTAGCTTCTTCTACTTCCTCACGCGTACGATAGGCGCGATCGTCGTCATCACTTGAGTGAGGCGTTAAACGATAAGAAACAGTCTCAATTAATGTTGGACCATCACCGCGACGTCCTCTTTCAACTGCTTCTTTTGATGCTTCATATACAGCAAGTGGATCATTTCCATCAACAGTTACTCCTGGCATACCATAACCGATAGCACGGTCTGACACCTTCTCACAAGCTAACTGCTTAGAAACTGGTACTGAAATCGCATATTTATTGTTTTCACATACGAATAGAACTGGTAACT
The sequence above is drawn from the Pseudalkalibacillus hwajinpoensis genome and encodes:
- a CDS encoding dihydrolipoamide acetyltransferase family protein, yielding MAVEKILMPQLGESVTEGTIEKWLVEVGDTVNKYDPIAEVNTDKVNAEVPSSYTGVIKELVAAEGDTIEVGELVCYIDIEGGASEEKQEESTGQKAIENLSEDKKDQEEVDQPMKRRYSPAVLRMAQENNLDLEQISGSGKGGRITRKDIQKVIESGEMPAPKEEPKAVSKKEEKKEAPKAPVKETSEGKGADVPVAEGDIEIPVTGVRRAIANNMLRSKHEAPHAWTMIEVDVTNLVEYRNGIKDDFKKKEGYGLTFFAFFVKAVVEALKEFPQMNSMWAGDKIVQKKDINISIAVGTDESLFVPVIKNADEKSIKGIAREVKELAQKAKTGKLKGEEMQGGTFTVNNTGSFGSVQSMGIINYPQAAILQVESIVKRPVVMNNGMIAVRDMVNLCLSLDHRVLDGMICGKFLARVKENLETISKDNTSVY
- a CDS encoding alpha-ketoacid dehydrogenase subunit beta, with the translated sequence MPVISYIQAITQALREEMQRDKKVFVLGEDVGVRGGVFRATDGLYDEFGEQRVIDTPLAESAIAGVGIGAAMYGMRPVAEMQFADFIMPAVNQIVSEAAKIRYRSNNDWSCPITIRAPYGGGVHGALYHSQSVEALFANVPGLKIVMPSTPYDAKGLLKAAIRDDDPVLFFEHKRAYRLIKGQVPEEEYTLPIGKADVKREGDDITVITYGLSVHFALQAAEKLEKDGISAHVLDLRTVYPLDREAIVEAAKKTGKVLLVTEDNKEGSIISEVSAIIAEECLFDLDAPIQRLAGPDVPAMPYSPPMEKYFMLNPDKVEKAMRELAEF